In one Myxocyprinus asiaticus isolate MX2 ecotype Aquarium Trade chromosome 1, UBuf_Myxa_2, whole genome shotgun sequence genomic region, the following are encoded:
- the LOC127447001 gene encoding acetylcholinesterase-like, with product MKTLDIFLLPTVLLMFLFHCCLAQSESDLIVTTRLGRVQGVRLPVPDRNHVITFLGIPYAEPPIGKRRFKQAEPKKPWNGVFEARDYPNACYQSVDTTYPGFPGSEMWNPNRMMSEDCLYLNVWVPPSPRPQNLTVMVWIYGGGFYSGSSSLDVYDGRYLANSEKVVVVSMNYRVGAFGFLALNGSSEAPGNVGLLDQRMALQWVQDNIHFFGGNPKQVTIFGESAGGASVGMHLLSPGSRPYFTRAIMQSGVPNTPWATVSFDEARRRATLLGSLIGCSEGNDTELVDCLRNKEPEDLINMEWRVLPYNSLFRFSFVPVIDGVVLPDTPDAMLSSGNIKYTQILMGVNQDEGSYFLLYGAPGFSKDNDSLISREDFLQGVKMGVPHANEIGLEAVILQYTDWMDENNPQKNRDAMDDIVGDQNVICPLQHFARSYAQHTGVHTQAAAAAQGTLGWGNLGSTGYNSNSHGAVYLYLFDHRASNLAWPEWMGVIHGYEIEFVFGLPLEKRLNYTAEEEKLSRRMMKYWANFARTGNPNINIDGTIESRRRWPQFTANEQKHVSLNTEPLKVYKGLRTQVCALWNRFLPRLLNITDNIDDVEQQWKVEFHRWSSYMMHWKSQFDHYSKQERCTDL from the exons ATGAAGACCTTAGACATTTTCCTTCTGCCCACTGTGCTCCTCATGTTCCTTTTCCACTGCTGTCTTGCACAAAGTGAATCTGACCTCATAGTAACAACAAGGTTGGGCCGTGTGCAGGGTGTACGCTTGCCTGTTCCAGACCGGAATCATGTGATCACTTTCTTGGGCATTCCATATGCTGAACCTCCTATTGGGAAGAGGCGTTTCAAGCAAGCAGAGCCCAAAAAGCCTTGGAATGGTGTCTTTGAGGCAAGAGACTACCCAAATGCCTGCTATCAGTCTGTAGACACCACCTACCCAGGCTTTCCAGGTAGCGAGATGTGGAACCCCAACAGAATGATGAGTGAGGACTGCCTGTACCTTAATGTGTGGGTGCCTCCTTCCCCTAGGCCACAAAACCTCACAGTAATGGTCTGGATATATGGTGGTGGCTTTTATAGTGGTTCCTCCTCTCTTGATGTCTATGATGGCCGGTACTTGGCTAACTCTGAAAAGGTAGTAGTTGTATCTATGAACTATCGTGTTGGAGCTTTTGGATTCCTTGCACTCAACGGCTCATCAGAAGCACCGGGAAATGTGGGTCTCCTTGACCAGAGGATGGCCCTCCAATGGGTGCAAGATAACATTCACTTCTTTGGAGGTAACCCAAAACAGGTCACCATTTTTGGAGAAAGTGCCGGTGGAGCCTCAGTGGGGATGCATCTTCTGTCACCAGGCAGCCGCCCATATTTCACACGTGCCATAATGCAGAGTGGTGTTCCTAATACCCCCTGGGCTACTGTTAGCTTTGATGAGGCCCGTCGGAGAGCCACCTTGCTGGGCAGTCTCATTGGATGCAGTGAAGGTAATGACACCGAGCTGGTTGACTGCCTGAGGAACAAAGAGCCAGAGGATCTAATTAATATGGAGTGGAGAGTACTCCCCTATAACAGCCTGTTCCGCTTCTCCTTTGTACCAGTCATAGATGGCGTGGTGCTCCCTGACACCCCTGATGCCATGCTCAGCTCAGGGAACATTAAATACACTCAAATCCTCATGGGTGTAAATCAGGATGAAGGATCTTACTTCTTACTTTATGGTGCACCAGGATTCAGTAAAGACAATGACAGTTTAATATCACGAGAAGACTTCCTCCAAGGTGTGAAGATGGGTGTTCCTCATGCTAATGAGATTGGCTTGGAGGCAGTTATCCTTCAGTACACTGACTGGATGGATGAGAACAACCCTCAAAAGAATCGAGATGCCATGGATGATATTGTAGGAGATCAAAATGTTATTTGTCCTCTACAACACTTTGCAAGATCGTATGCCCAGCACACTggtgtccatacccaggcagcaGCAGCTGCACAAGGGACACTGGGCTGGGGAAACTTAGGATCAACAGGCTACAACAGTAACTCACATG GTGCTGTGTACCTCTACTTGTTTGACCATCGAGCCTCTAACCTGGCCTGGCCTGAGTGGATGGGTGTAATTCATGGTTATGAGATTGAGTTTGTGTTTGGCCTGCCTTTAGAGAAAAGGCTCAATTACACAGCAGAGGAAGAGAAACTCAGCCGACGTATGATGAAATACTGGGCCAATTTCGCCCGCACTGG TAATCCCAACATTAACATTGATGGCACCATAGAGAGTCGAAGACGGTGGCCTCAGTTTACAGCTAATGAGCAGAAGCATGTGAGTTTGAATACAGAACCACTGAAGGTGTACAAGGGTCTAAGAACGCAGGTTTGTGCTCTGTGGAACCGCTTCCTGCCTCGTCTACTTAACATCAcag ACAACATCGATGATGTTGAGCAACAGTGGAAAGTGGAATTTCACCGCTGGAGCTCTTACATGATGCACTGGAAGAGCCAGTTTGACCATTACAGCAAGCAGGAGCGCTGTACAGATCTCTAG